The following are from one region of the Paenalkalicoccus suaedae genome:
- a CDS encoding PTS sugar transporter subunit IIB — MRVLAVCGFGVGSSMALRMQVEKALKELGVDAEVDNTDIASAASQTPDLIYTSPEFAEQLESQVTCPIVAIKEFMNYQEVLQASKSQLQND; from the coding sequence ATGAGAGTATTAGCCGTATGTGGATTTGGAGTAGGGTCATCGATGGCCCTCAGAATGCAGGTAGAAAAGGCACTAAAGGAGTTAGGAGTTGACGCGGAGGTCGATAACACAGACATCGCATCTGCCGCATCACAAACGCCAGATCTCATTTACACATCGCCGGAATTTGCTGAACAGTTAGAGTCACAGGTAACATGTCCAATTGTCGCTATTAAGGAATTTATGAACTATCAAGAGGTGCTACAGGCAAGTAAAAGTCAGCTTCAAAACGAT